CGGTCCGGCGGGGTCAAGCTGTCGGTGATGTCGAAGAGCGGCCGCGAAGCCGTCGTGGCGATGCTCGGTCCGACCGATTTCTTCGGCGAGGGCTGCCTCGCCGGGCAGCCGCTCCGGATGGGCAGCGCGACGGCGATCACGCCGACGGTTGTCCTGATGGTCCGCAAGGAGGAAATGGTCCGGCTGCTGCACACGCAACACGCGATGTCCGACCGCTTCATCTCGCACATGCTCGGGCGAAACCTGCGAATCGAAGAGGACCTGATCGATCAGCTCTTCAACTCGAGCGAGAAGCGGCTTGCCCGCGCGCTCCTGCTGCTGGCGCGCTACGGCAAGCAGGATAGGCCGGTCCGCGTCGTGCCGCG
The window above is part of the Vicinamibacterales bacterium genome. Proteins encoded here:
- a CDS encoding Crp/Fnr family transcriptional regulator, which gives rise to MARKLVRDAARALPLFDVQTFLTSSGVPKTVVEFARGETIFTQGDQSQHVMYIRSGGVKLSVMSKSGREAVVAMLGPTDFFGEGCLAGQPLRMGSATAITPTVVLMVRKEEMVRLLHTQHAMSDRFISHMLGRNLRIEEDLIDQLFNSSEKRLARALLLLARYGKQDRPVRVVPRISQETLAEMIGTTRSRVNFFLNKFKKLGFIEYDGELPLKINSSLLSVVLHD